Proteins from one Mycolicibacter virginiensis genomic window:
- the pntB gene encoding Re/Si-specific NAD(P)(+) transhydrogenase subunit beta, whose protein sequence is MFSVETAASAAYIVAALLFILALAGLSKHETSKAGNSFGILGMAVALAATITLAVHHDINPVGLALLIGATVVGAAIGLWRAKVVEMTGMPELIALLHSFVGLAAVLVGWNGYLHVENSPCSADARELAAQGLFGIHSAEVFIGVFIGAVTFTGSIVANLKLSARMKSNPLMLPGKNFLNIGALVAFVALTVWFVYEPKLWLLIVVTLLALALGWHLVASIGGGDMPVVVSMLNSYSGWAAAASGFLLSNDLLIITGALVGSSGAYLSYIMCKAMNRSFISVIAGGFGIEAGPAEDKDYGEHREITAEGVAELLGGADSVIITPGYGMAVAQAQYGVAELTRKLRDRGVNVRFGIHPVAGRLPGHMNVLLAEAKVPYDIVLEMDEINDDFGDTSVVLVIGANDTVNPAAAEDPSSPIAGMPVLTVWDADNVIVFKRSMASGYAGVQNPLFFRQNSAMLFGDAKDRVEDILHAL, encoded by the coding sequence ATGTTTTCAGTTGAGACCGCCGCCTCGGCGGCATACATCGTCGCGGCCTTGCTGTTCATCCTGGCCCTGGCCGGGCTGAGCAAGCACGAGACGTCCAAGGCCGGCAACAGCTTCGGCATCCTCGGGATGGCGGTGGCGCTGGCCGCGACGATCACCTTGGCGGTGCATCACGACATCAATCCGGTCGGCTTGGCGTTGCTGATCGGGGCCACCGTGGTCGGTGCGGCGATCGGGTTGTGGCGCGCCAAGGTCGTCGAGATGACCGGCATGCCCGAGCTGATCGCGCTGCTGCACTCGTTCGTCGGCCTGGCCGCCGTGCTGGTCGGCTGGAACGGCTACCTGCACGTCGAGAACAGCCCGTGCAGCGCCGACGCACGCGAACTGGCCGCCCAGGGGCTGTTCGGCATCCACTCGGCCGAGGTGTTCATCGGCGTGTTCATCGGTGCGGTGACGTTCACCGGCTCGATCGTGGCCAACCTCAAGCTCTCGGCGCGGATGAAGTCCAACCCGCTGATGCTGCCCGGCAAGAACTTCCTCAACATCGGCGCGCTGGTCGCATTCGTCGCTTTGACGGTGTGGTTCGTGTACGAGCCCAAGCTGTGGCTGCTGATCGTGGTGACCCTGCTGGCGCTGGCGCTGGGCTGGCACTTGGTGGCCTCGATCGGCGGCGGCGACATGCCGGTGGTCGTCTCGATGCTCAACAGCTACTCGGGCTGGGCCGCGGCCGCCTCGGGCTTCCTGCTCTCCAACGACCTGCTGATCATCACCGGCGCGCTGGTCGGATCCTCGGGTGCCTACCTGTCCTACATCATGTGCAAGGCGATGAACCGGTCCTTCATCTCGGTGATCGCCGGTGGCTTCGGGATCGAAGCCGGCCCCGCCGAGGACAAGGACTACGGCGAGCACCGTGAGATCACCGCCGAAGGGGTCGCCGAGCTGCTGGGCGGCGCCGACTCGGTGATCATCACCCCGGGCTACGGCATGGCCGTCGCGCAGGCCCAGTACGGCGTCGCCGAACTGACCCGCAAGCTGCGCGACCGCGGCGTCAACGTGCGCTTCGGCATCCACCCGGTCGCCGGCCGACTTCCCGGCCACATGAACGTGCTGCTGGCCGAGGCCAAGGTGCCCTACGACATCGTGCTGGAGATGGACGAGATCAACGACGACTTCGGCGACACGTCGGTGGTCCTGGTGATCGGCGCCAACGACACCGTCAACCCGGCCGCCGCCGAAGACCCGTCCAGCCCGATCGCGGGTATGCCGGTGCTGACCGTGTGGGACGCCGACAACGTGATCGTCTTCAAGCGCTCCATGGCTTCGGGCTACGCGGGCGTGCAGAACCCGCTGTTCTTCCGGCAGAACTCCGCGATGTTGTTCGGGGACGCCAAGGACCGGGTCGAAGACATCCTGCACGCGCTGTAA
- a CDS encoding Re/Si-specific NAD(P)(+) transhydrogenase subunit alpha, which translates to MNIGVLSEAQPGETRVSATPTTVAALTKLGYDVVVDSGAGEASSFSDEAYTEAGATIGDARAADIVFGVNAPSTEQLDGMKPGATLVSLLAPALNPDRVEDLARRPITALSMDAVPRISRAQSLDVLSSMANIAGYRAVIEAAHVFGRFFTGQVTAAGKVPPAKVLVVGAGVAGLAAIGAAGSLGAIVRATDPRPEVADQVRSLGGEYLSIESTETEVSATGYAKEMSDDYKAREAQLYADQCADVDIIVTTALIPGKPAPRIITADMVASMKPGSVIVDMAAANGGNVEGTVKDQAVVTDNGVTIIGYTDLAGRLPAQASQLYGTNLVNLMKLMTPGKDGQLVLDFDDVVQRSMTVVRDGESTWPPPPVQVSAAPAKVAEAPVVAQTNKEPMSAGRRLGVVVSAAAVLFALVALAPAALQVHLTVFALAIVIGYYVIGHVHHALHTPLMSVTNAISGIIVVGALLQIGHGDPAITSLAAAAILLASINIFGGFAVTRRMLAMFSRS; encoded by the coding sequence ATGAATATCGGTGTCCTATCCGAGGCGCAGCCCGGTGAGACGCGTGTGTCGGCGACGCCGACGACGGTTGCTGCACTGACCAAGCTCGGTTACGACGTCGTAGTGGATTCCGGTGCCGGAGAAGCATCGTCCTTCTCCGACGAGGCGTACACCGAGGCCGGCGCCACCATCGGCGATGCGCGCGCCGCCGACATCGTCTTCGGTGTGAACGCCCCCTCGACCGAGCAGCTGGACGGGATGAAGCCGGGCGCGACGCTGGTCAGCCTGTTGGCCCCGGCCCTGAACCCGGATCGGGTGGAAGATCTGGCCCGCCGGCCCATCACGGCGCTGTCGATGGACGCGGTTCCCCGGATCTCGCGGGCGCAGTCGCTGGACGTACTGAGCTCCATGGCCAACATTGCCGGCTACCGCGCCGTGATCGAGGCGGCCCACGTCTTCGGCCGGTTCTTCACCGGCCAGGTCACCGCCGCAGGCAAGGTGCCGCCGGCAAAGGTACTGGTCGTGGGCGCCGGGGTGGCGGGCTTGGCCGCGATCGGCGCCGCCGGCAGCCTTGGCGCAATCGTGCGGGCCACCGACCCGCGTCCCGAGGTGGCCGACCAGGTTCGCTCGCTCGGCGGGGAATACCTGTCAATCGAATCGACCGAGACCGAGGTATCGGCCACCGGCTACGCCAAGGAGATGAGCGACGACTACAAGGCCCGGGAGGCGCAGCTCTACGCCGACCAGTGCGCCGACGTCGACATCATCGTCACCACCGCGCTCATCCCGGGTAAGCCCGCGCCGCGGATCATCACCGCCGACATGGTGGCGTCGATGAAGCCGGGCAGCGTGATCGTCGACATGGCTGCGGCCAACGGCGGCAACGTCGAGGGCACCGTCAAGGACCAGGCCGTCGTCACCGACAACGGCGTGACGATCATCGGTTACACCGACCTGGCCGGCCGGCTGCCCGCGCAGGCGTCGCAGCTCTACGGCACCAACCTGGTCAACCTGATGAAGTTGATGACACCCGGCAAGGATGGCCAGCTGGTGCTGGACTTCGACGACGTGGTGCAGCGGTCGATGACCGTGGTGCGCGATGGCGAGTCGACGTGGCCCCCGCCGCCGGTGCAGGTCTCGGCCGCCCCGGCCAAGGTCGCCGAAGCTCCGGTGGTCGCGCAGACGAACAAGGAACCGATGTCGGCCGGGCGTCGGCTGGGCGTGGTGGTCTCTGCCGCCGCCGTGCTGTTCGCGCTGGTCGCGCTGGCGCCGGCGGCGCTGCAGGTGCACCTGACCGTCTTCGCGTTGGCGATCGTGATCGGCTACTACGTGATCGGCCATGTGCACCACGCGCTGCACACCCCGCTGATGTCGGTGACCAACGCGATCTCGGGAATCATCGTGGTGGGCGCGCTGCTGCAGATCGGCCACGGCGACCCGGCCATCACGAGTTTGGCCGCCGCGGCGATCCTGCTGGCCAGCATCAACATCTTCGGTGGTTTTGCGGTGACCCGCCGCATGCTCGCCATGTTCTCTCGCAGCTAG
- a CDS encoding TetR/AcrR family transcriptional regulator, with translation MMTAVTPKGERRRYALISAAAELLREGGFDAVRHRAVAQRAGLPLASTTYYFSSLEDLIAHAVEHIGMLEVAQLRARITELSRRRRSAETTADILVELLVGSQENPESDPQVTEQLISRYERYIVCSRHPALRDIQRRILHQRSDAVAEAVERSGRITRVEMAYSLVCMVDGAVMAALVDDLQGPRAAARAAVVDVIDMLAPLDQRAVSA, from the coding sequence GTGATGACAGCAGTGACGCCCAAGGGCGAGCGGCGGCGGTATGCGCTGATCAGCGCCGCCGCCGAGCTGCTGCGTGAGGGTGGGTTCGATGCCGTACGCCACCGCGCCGTGGCGCAGCGGGCCGGCCTGCCGCTGGCGTCGACGACCTATTACTTCTCGTCACTGGAAGACCTCATCGCCCACGCGGTGGAACACATCGGGATGTTGGAGGTCGCGCAACTGCGGGCGCGCATCACCGAGCTGTCCCGCCGCCGGCGCAGTGCCGAGACCACGGCGGACATCCTCGTGGAGCTGTTGGTGGGGTCGCAAGAGAACCCGGAGAGCGATCCGCAAGTAACCGAGCAGCTCATCTCCCGCTATGAGCGCTACATCGTGTGCTCTCGCCACCCGGCGCTGCGTGACATTCAGCGCCGGATCCTGCACCAACGGTCCGATGCGGTCGCCGAGGCAGTCGAACGCTCCGGACGGATCACGCGAGTCGAGATGGCCTATTCCCTGGTCTGCATGGTCGACGGCGCGGTGATGGCGGCGCTCGTCGATGACCTGCAGGGCCCGCGGGCGGCCGCCCGGGCCGCGGTCGTCGACGTCATCGATATGCTCGCTCCACTGGACCAGCGCGCAGTGTCGGCCTGA
- a CDS encoding alpha/beta hydrolase-fold protein, whose translation MMAAMPELSRRAVLRAGAMLGTAGALGARSLLGARPTQAAPPQAAPTMTTGSFASAARGGITTNWAIARPPGQTGALRPLIALHGKGSDAATVMAGGVEQGLAEAVDAGLPPFAVVAVDGGGSYWHRRTSGEDSGAMVTDELLPLLAEQGLDTSRVGFLGWSMGGYGALLLGGRLGPRRTAAICAVSPALWLTPGATAPGAFDGASDFAANSVFGMPALASIPIRVDCGNDDPFYSATQAFIAQLPNPPAGGFSPGGHDGSYWSSQLPAELTWIAPLLTA comes from the coding sequence ATGATGGCCGCCATGCCGGAGTTGAGCCGACGAGCGGTACTGCGCGCCGGGGCCATGCTGGGCACCGCGGGCGCACTGGGGGCGCGTTCACTGTTGGGTGCGCGACCGACGCAGGCCGCCCCGCCGCAAGCCGCACCCACGATGACGACGGGCTCGTTCGCCTCGGCGGCGCGCGGAGGAATCACCACCAACTGGGCCATCGCCCGGCCTCCCGGCCAGACTGGGGCCTTGCGTCCGCTGATCGCGCTGCACGGCAAGGGAAGTGACGCCGCGACAGTGATGGCCGGTGGCGTCGAGCAGGGCCTGGCCGAAGCAGTCGACGCCGGGCTGCCCCCGTTCGCGGTGGTCGCCGTTGACGGCGGCGGGAGCTACTGGCACCGCCGCACGTCCGGGGAGGACTCGGGGGCAATGGTGACCGACGAGTTGTTGCCACTGCTGGCCGAGCAGGGCCTGGACACCTCCCGGGTGGGATTCCTCGGCTGGTCGATGGGCGGCTACGGCGCCCTGCTGCTGGGGGGCCGGCTCGGCCCGCGCCGAACGGCGGCGATCTGCGCGGTCAGCCCGGCACTGTGGCTGACGCCCGGAGCGACGGCACCGGGTGCGTTCGACGGCGCGTCGGACTTCGCGGCCAACTCGGTATTCGGGATGCCGGCATTGGCCTCGATACCCATCCGGGTGGACTGCGGAAACGATGACCCGTTCTATTCGGCGACCCAGGCGTTCATCGCCCAGCTACCCAATCCCCCGGCGGGCGGTTTCTCCCCGGGCGGGCACGACGGCTCGTATTGGAGCTCTCAGCTGCCGGCCGAATTGACCTGGATCGCCCCACTGTTGACCGCCTAA